The Quercus lobata isolate SW786 chromosome 4, ValleyOak3.0 Primary Assembly, whole genome shotgun sequence genome segment TTCCAACTTACCAATATCAAggcttataaataaaaatatgttttgcaGATTCAAGATGTATATGCAATTGTGTACGAGACATGTGGACAATACTGGCCATACATTCATCACTATATTCTTGTTGCAATTGTTCTCATGCAAATTACCATGATTGGTCTTTTCGGACTCAAGTCAATGCCAGCTGCTTCCATATCAATAATTCCACTGCTCTTGCTCACTTTGATGTTTAATGAGTACTGCAAGAAACGTTTTCTCCCCACATTCCATCATTACTCTATCCAGGTATATTTGgtccttcaaaatatttttatatgattCATATAAAATGATTCCTCAAAAAGCAAAGAAATCCATCACTTTATGACAGCAGTTTTGAGCTCATGTTCGTTCAAAATCAAAACCTGGTTGAACGCAGTGAAGGTCGCCGTGAAAACACTCTTTTACGGCGAGAGAATTCTCTGCGACCACGTTTTCTCAGCCTCAGATTCTATCAGAGAGTCTTGCTTCTCTGAGATTTCCAAAGAGGCCGCACTAATCCTGTTTGGATTCCCGGAAACCGTGGCAAAGTGCAAGAAAACCCCCGAGAAAATGTTTCGCACTCTGGACCTATACGAAGCAATATCAGATCTCTCGCCTGAAATCCAATCCATCTTCTCGTACGAGTCAACCTCCACCGTCCGATCACAGGCCATTAATTCCTTGATCAAACTCGGCGATGCGGTGCGTACAATGTTAATGGATTTCGAAACCGCCATTCAAAAAGACCCGTCAAAAGCTACAGTCCGAGGCGGTGGGGTCCACCCATTGACACGTTACGTGATGAACTATATCTCTCTCCTCGCCTATTACAGTTGCGCACTCGCCGATATAGTCGCCGACTGGCCGTTAAATCTACAAACGCCGTTACCTGAATCATATTAACGAAGAAGATGAAAGGAGTTTGAGAATTTTGTATTAAGTGATGGCAATATTTAGGGATACCACAAAAATTTGTTGGTCcaaatttcttatatttataaCAGAGCAAGATGAgggatttcaatttttttttcttcttccttaccCACTAAGACTTTGGCTTGTTGATCATTAGACTTGTAGTCTTCAATCAAGGCTTCTAAAATAAGTAAAGCCTCAGAAGACCTTCCTCGGGGAAGATATTGGTTTAATTTTAGTGAGTATTTGACAGCAGTTTGGAGCTCATGTTCGTTCAAAGTACAGGAGATAATGTTTTTCCATTCCTTTGATATTCCTTACAAGCAAATGCCATGTAGCAAGgcagaaaaagaaacagaatCTAGAAGGAAAACCTTACCGATCATCTTATCATACAACTGCAAAGCAATTTTAACCATTCCATATTGGCAAAGGCAGATGATAATAGAATTATATGCCGCAGTTACTTGAACCCATCCATCCGATACCATCCttccaaaaaaatccaaaaacatagACTTCTCGACCTCCTGAAGCTCATTGCTTTCCTTGGGAATTGTAGTCAGTGCAATATTTGCAAACCCATTTACAAGATAATGAAAGGTAACATCATTAGGAGTGCACTTGCTCATCAGCATCAATTCAAAAAAGGAGGCAGCTTTTGCAAGTTTACAATCTTTACAAAACCTCCCAATAAGTATAGTGTATGTAATGTGACATCATTAGGCTCCAATCCACAAGATTGCATCTCTCTGAAAAATTTTTCAGCTTTATTGGTATCTGCCTTGCCGCAAAACCCATTTATGAGGGCAGTGTATGTGACCACGTTTGGCTTGCATCTCTGTTTCACCATTAGCCCAAACATCTTTAGTGCACCATCCAAGTCATGCTGTTTTACATACCCATCAATAAGGGTGGTATAAGTAAATACATCTGGAACGTGATGCCCTTTCCTCATTCTAATGATGCAAGAAAATGCATCTTTCATCATTCCAAATTTGCAAAAACCTTTTATCAAGGCATTATACCCCACAACACCAGGGTCTATACCCTTTTCAATTACGAGTTCAGAGAGTTTTTTGGCCTCTTGAATGTCACCATTTCTGACAAACCCATCCACCAAAGTGGCATAAACAAAAGCATCAGGTTGTACATTTTTTGTTAAGCATATCAGCAAAGAGCAACTTGGCAGTAGGAAGCCTCCCTTTCTTACAAAGCCCACTTATTAAAACATTATAAATACCATCATTAGGCAATACTCCCTTTTGCAACATTTTTTCTCGCATTGCCAATACAACACAACCTTCCCCTGCGACAATAAGTCCATGGATGAGAATGTCATACGAAACCAAATCAGGCTTATGTCCTCATTCTGTCATCTTAATAAGAAAATCTAAGGCCCTAGAGTATTCCCCTTGTCTACGATAAACATGTATAAGAGGAGTATAACAAAACTTGTTTGGCATTATACCCCTTTTCATTGCCTGCTCTAGAAATTGATAAGCTTCTTCAACCTTCCGCTTTTTACACAGCCATTAATAAGAGTATTATAAGTTATAAGTtacaattttgtatattcaacATGCACAATTTTTCAATGAAACTATtaaatgtacacaatttattgaagaatgtaaacaattttgtaaattcaatttACACATTTCTAcgttctttaaaaaaatgtgtatgttgaatgtacaaaataGAGATTTAGTTAGAGAGCTTGTTTTTtgagtacaaaagagaaattctTAAACCTAGTTTCACTAATCCGTcaactcaaatttaaaatctcaagatgaattttttgtttggtgatTTAAGCTAAAGTCATAGTACCTTCTCAGTTCTAGAGCGGATAAGAATCTGTAAAGCAGTCCTTGAACTCAAATGCGATTCTCGTGGAGTATTTCAAATAAGAAGAGTCCAAGCTATTTGGAACAAATTATGGGGTGTTAGCAAAAGTTATCTTCAAGGTAGAGACTAGGATCATGAGTCTGATTTGGTTGGAAACTTCAATTTTAATAGTGAAATTCCTTCTTATCTTGGAGTTGACTCTTATATGGTTAGTGAAATTCCTTCTTATCTTGGAGTTGACTCTTATATGGtggtttttttgtgtggatgTTATCTATTTGTTGTCCACTTCATCACTATATGTTGTGTTCTTtaccttatttttattactttttatatatcaaTATGGTAATATGTGATGATTAATATATACTAATCAGATTTGCATAATTCATTAATAGAAATAATTTAGAAACTCACTTCTTAATATATGAA includes the following:
- the LOC115984642 gene encoding exocyst complex component EXO70H1-like, with protein sequence MAPEPRDVSWRTLAIPYRILPLYKIGVVLAASLLTIFFAIPVTAVQGIAKYEKLKKWFPPVMAVELIVTVAKNSSNFSIQDVYAIVYETCGQYWPYIHHYILVAIVLMQITMIGLFGLKSMPAASISIIPLLLLTLMFNEYCKKRFLPTFHHYSIQVAVKTLFYGERILCDHVFSASDSIRESCFSEISKEAALILFGFPETVAKCKKTPEKMFRTLDLYEAISDLSPEIQSIFSYESTSTVRSQAINSLIKLGDAVRTMLMDFETAIQKDPSKATVRGGGVHPLTRYVMNYISLLAYYSCALADIVADWPLNLQTPLPESY